The Hydrogenobacter sp. T-2 region CTAAAGGAGATGGAGAAAAGGGTTAGGCTCATGGAAAACCTTAGCCTTCTTGGAGAGATGAGTGTGGGACTCGCCCATGAACTAAAGAACGCCCTCTTGCCCATAAGACTTTTGGCGGATGTGGAAGAATGGGATGAGGAAGATATTAATGTAGTAAAACAGTCTTTAGTGAGGGTGGATAGAGTTCTTATAAACATGCTTAACTTTGCAAGGCAGGATAAGGAAGTAAAATCGCAATTTTCTGTTGGAGAACTTGTAAGAGGTATATACAATCTCTTTGAGCCTCTGCTTAAGGAAAAAGGTATAAATTTTATAATAGACATTCAAGAGGATATAAGCCTTTTTATGGAGAGAGGATACTTGGAGCTTATACTTGTGAACTTACTTAAAAACGCAGTAGATGCAGTTAAAGTGGGTGGAAATGTGGGTTTAGAGACCAAAGTCAAAGGGAACATGTTAGTTTTTTGTGTGTGGGATGATGGTCCAGGCATAGATGAGGATTTGAAGAATAAAGTATTCGAACCCTTCTTTACCACAAAAAAGGGAGGAACTGGACTTGGTCTTTCTATAGCTTTGAGATACACTTACATGCTAAAGGGATACCTTACCTTTGAATCTAAAAAAGGTTATGGAACAAGGTTTTATCTGGAGGTTCCCCTCAATGGGTAAGGTTTTGGTGGTTGATGATGAGAGGCTTGTTTTACATGCAATAAAAAAGGTGCTCTCTAAGGAAGGCTTTGATGTGTTGACCTTTTTAAGTCCTGAAGGTTTGGAAGAGCATATTGCTGAAGCGGAGCTTCTCATAATGGATATTAGACTTTTGAACAAAAACGGCGTGGAAGTGGTAGAAGGGCTTAGAGCCAAAGGGCATAACATACCAGTGGTTTTTATAACCGCTTACACTGACCCCGATATGATAGTCAAGGCTTCAAGGCTTGGAGCCCTTGATGTGCTTAAAAAGCCCTTTGGTGTCGAAGAGTTGCTGAGGGTTATAAAAGGTGTTACCGCACAAAAGCCCACTATAAAGACTGTTCTTTTGGAGTCCAAAAGTGTGGTATGTGCATCAAAGGAGATGTTTGAAGTTCTTAAACAAGCTGGTGTTGCGAGCGGATGCGATCTCAATGTGCTTATAACGGGCGAAACTGGCGTCGGTAAAGAAATAGTAGCAAGGCTTATACATGCAAACTCCGCAAGGGGAAAGAAGCCCTTTGTTGCTTTAAATTGCAGTGCCATACCAAAGGAGCTTTTTGAAGCAGAGCTTTTTGGATATGCAAAGGGAGCTTTTACAGGTGCGGTTTCAGATAGGAAAGGTAAAGTGGAGCAAGCTGAGGGTGGAACTCTATTCTTGGATGAAGTAGGTGAGCTGCCTTATGGTAAGCAAGCAAAGCTGTTGAGGTTTATAGAGGAGAAGAGCTTCTACCCTTTGGGTTCAAGCAAAGAACTACACGCGGATGTTAGGATTATATGTGCTACCAACAGAAATATAAAAGAACTTGTTCAGAAACAAGAATTTAGAGAAGACCTCTTTTATAGAATATCCCAGATACACATACATATCCCTCCTCTAAGAGAAAGGAAAGAGGATATACCTCCCCTTGTAGAACATTTTATTAGCCTTGCCAATAAAGAGCTTGGCACAAATGTGCAAGGTGCGGACAATTCATTTATAGAAAGAGCTATTAACTATCCATGGCCTGGGAATGTGAGAGAGCTGAAAAATATAGTTTTCAGAGCATGTATAAAGAAAAGATACGGAGTGCTTACAGAAATAGACCTTGAGCTTAAAGAATTAGAGAAAGGTAAAAAAGAGAACCTTGACCTTATTATAGAAAATTGCTTACAAGGAACCTCTGAGGAAGAGCTCGCAAATTTCCTTGAAAGAATAGAGCTTATAGTCATAAATAAGCTTCTTGAAAAGTTTGAAGGGAACAAAAGCAAAGTAGCTCGGATACTTGGAATATCCAGAAACACGCTAACATCTAAGCTAAAAGGAAAATAACGGTAGTGTTTCAAACTCACGAATAAAGCAGTCCAAATAAAACTCTTGCACCGGCTTCTTTGGCACTATAAAGCCTTCTTGCCTCAGAAAAATCCTAATCTTTGAAACCACTTCAAGCTCGTCCATCTCTAAACCTCCTTTGTAAGACTATCAAGCCTATGGCAAGCAACACCAGAGGTAAAAGCCATAAATAACCATCTCCTTTGGCTGGCGGTATCTGGTCAATGAAGGTTATAAGCTCGTCCACATCCTTAGAATATATTTTCCCTTCTATCAGAGCCATTTCGGGAACATACTTAGATGGATATAGAAAAAATTCGTAAGGGTCAACCTTATACTTTCTTTCTATATAAGCAACGAAGCCTCCTTCCTTCTTGGCTTTATAGGCTATCTCAGAAAGGTCAGGTGCGGAGCGTCCCTGTTTAAGATTTAAAGTTTTTACCGAGTGACAGCTTGAGCAAACCTGGTAATAAACTTCTGGCACTTTAATCAAGGGTAAAACCTCCATCTGCATACTGTCCAGTATCCCATTTCAGGCTTCGGCATGCCTTTTTCTTAGCCTTTTCATTCCCAAAAGGCTTGTGCTCTACTCTCCTTTCAAAACTACCACAAAAGATAATGAAAAGGAGGGCAAAAACCGCCCCCTCTTTAACCAAGCTATAGATATGTTATGCTTTAACAACCTTTACATTACCGCTGTAGAAGGCTACACCACCACCAAACCACTCCATCTGCGGATAGACCACCCCAGTAGGTAGTTTTGCATTAGGATACATGGCTATGTATGGAGCACCTTTGTCTCTCCTGGGGTCTGAAAGTATTCTGTTGCCGTCCGCTATCTTCATAGTTCCATGAAGTGCCTTTATTCTCCACTCTGGGAAATCTTTGAACTTTGCAAGACCCAGCAGAACCTTTTCTGGGTTCTGTATTTCAAGGGGAACTCTATACGTGCCAGAATAACACCAGTGACCGAAGGTTGTGGATATGGCTACTACGCCCTGCCTTATCCTGTTGGTTACATACGCCTTGATCTTATACTCCACCCTTTTACCGTTAACATCAACCGCCCAATCCTCATAACCGGGTGCAAGAACCTTTACATAGTCACCCTGTTTAATGCCGAGCCTCTGAGCATCAACAGGATTTATCCAAAGCATGTTTTCGGGCTCAGATTCAAGTGCCCATATGTAGTTTATGGTTCTGGACTGGGTGTGTAAGGCAGGTTTGTAGGTTGTGAGTTTTAAGGGATATTCTTGCTCTATCTT contains the following coding sequences:
- a CDS encoding sigma-54-dependent transcriptional regulator, whose translation is MGKVLVVDDERLVLHAIKKVLSKEGFDVLTFLSPEGLEEHIAEAELLIMDIRLLNKNGVEVVEGLRAKGHNIPVVFITAYTDPDMIVKASRLGALDVLKKPFGVEELLRVIKGVTAQKPTIKTVLLESKSVVCASKEMFEVLKQAGVASGCDLNVLITGETGVGKEIVARLIHANSARGKKPFVALNCSAIPKELFEAELFGYAKGAFTGAVSDRKGKVEQAEGGTLFLDEVGELPYGKQAKLLRFIEEKSFYPLGSSKELHADVRIICATNRNIKELVQKQEFREDLFYRISQIHIHIPPLRERKEDIPPLVEHFISLANKELGTNVQGADNSFIERAINYPWPGNVRELKNIVFRACIKKRYGVLTEIDLELKELEKGKKENLDLIIENCLQGTSEEELANFLERIELIVINKLLEKFEGNKSKVARILGISRNTLTSKLKGK